In Microbacterium enclense, one genomic interval encodes:
- a CDS encoding DUF4307 domain-containing protein, producing MTTQQMLDERYGRSTSPRRRIVLWSIVAVVALTLTGLLGWTTVSNSMRSVTATDTGFTVVDASSVTISFQFTAPVGEPVACAIEAQDEEHGTVGWRVVEYPASEDHSRAFSEEIPTLALATTGFVNSCWVP from the coding sequence ATGACGACGCAGCAGATGCTCGATGAGCGCTACGGCCGCAGCACCTCGCCGCGTCGACGCATCGTGCTGTGGAGCATCGTCGCCGTCGTCGCCCTGACACTCACCGGTCTCCTCGGCTGGACCACGGTGTCGAACAGCATGCGATCCGTCACGGCCACCGACACGGGGTTCACCGTCGTCGACGCGAGCAGCGTCACCATCTCTTTCCAGTTCACCGCGCCCGTCGGCGAGCCCGTGGCCTGCGCGATCGAGGCACAGGACGAAGAGCACGGGACCGTGGGCTGGCGCGTCGTGGAGTACCCGGCATCCGAGGATCACAGCCGCGCCTTCTCGGAGGAGATCCCCACCCTCGCGCTGGCGACCACAGGTTTTGTCAACTCCTGCTGGGTGCCGTAA